A stretch of the Mycoplasmoides genitalium G37 genome encodes the following:
- the deoD gene encoding purine-nucleoside phosphorylase — MTPHISAKKDDISKVVLMPGDPLRAKWIAEQFLDQAKLVNEVRGMFAYTGQYKSKTVTVMGHGMGIPSIGIYSYELMNFYEVETIIRIGSCGALAPQLKLKDLVIASKAWSESIYAKDMGVEIPEDKILFATSSLVELAKETAIKNKLDFHEGLVFCEDAFYQTRKDVISLAKEKNSLAVEMEAHALYANAILLKKKALTLLTVSDSLVTHEALSSELRQKSFKQMALLALEMTQKLI, encoded by the coding sequence ATGACCCCACATATAAGTGCTAAGAAAGATGACATTAGCAAAGTTGTTTTAATGCCAGGTGATCCATTGAGAGCTAAATGGATAGCTGAGCAATTCTTAGATCAAGCTAAATTAGTCAATGAAGTGAGGGGAATGTTTGCTTATACTGGGCAGTATAAATCTAAAACAGTTACAGTAATGGGCCATGGAATGGGGATCCCTTCTATTGGAATTTATTCATATGAGTTGATGAATTTTTATGAGGTTGAAACTATCATTAGAATCGGAAGTTGTGGTGCTTTAGCACCGCAATTAAAATTAAAAGATCTTGTTATTGCTTCAAAAGCATGAAGTGAGTCTATTTATGCTAAAGACATGGGTGTTGAAATTCCAGAAGATAAGATCTTATTTGCAACAAGTTCTTTAGTGGAATTAGCAAAAGAAACTGCGATTAAGAACAAGCTTGATTTTCATGAAGGATTAGTATTTTGTGAGGATGCTTTTTATCAAACTAGAAAAGATGTAATTAGTCTTGCTAAAGAAAAAAATAGTTTAGCAGTTGAAATGGAAGCACATGCACTTTATGCTAATGCAATCCTGTTGAAGAAAAAAGCACTTACACTCTTAACAGTATCTGATTCTCTAGTAACTCATGAAGCACTTAGTTCTGAATTAAGACAAAAGTCATTTAAGCAAATGGCTTTATTAGCACTTGAAATGACTCAAAAACTAATCTAA
- the deoC gene encoding deoxyribose-phosphate aldolase — translation MKLEYNRIIDSTLVKADTLPHEIDTLCADAHKYQFFAVCVNPSYVSYAKNILKNTAVQLCCVVGFPLGQTTQKQKVYEAKIAIKEGADEIDMVMNIAEFKKRCACVITEIRAVKKVCGKRKLKVIIETALLTNDEIKDAVNVCIDGNADYVKTSTGFSFRGASLEDVQIMNNAAANLIKIKASGGIKTAKQFIDLFQAGASRIGTSNAVQIMQELKKMNHEYH, via the coding sequence ATGAAATTAGAATACAACCGGATTATTGATAGCACCTTAGTCAAAGCTGATACGCTTCCCCATGAAATAGATACTTTATGTGCTGATGCTCATAAATACCAGTTTTTTGCAGTGTGTGTTAATCCTAGTTATGTTAGTTATGCTAAAAACATCTTGAAAAATACTGCAGTTCAACTCTGTTGTGTTGTTGGTTTCCCCTTAGGACAAACAACCCAAAAACAGAAGGTATATGAAGCTAAGATTGCTATTAAAGAGGGAGCGGATGAAATTGATATGGTAATGAATATTGCTGAGTTTAAAAAACGTTGTGCTTGTGTTATTACTGAAATTAGAGCTGTTAAAAAAGTGTGTGGCAAGCGTAAATTAAAAGTAATTATTGAAACTGCACTTTTAACAAATGATGAAATCAAAGATGCAGTTAATGTTTGCATTGATGGCAATGCAGATTATGTTAAAACTTCCACTGGTTTTTCTTTCCGTGGTGCATCTTTAGAAGATGTTCAGATTATGAATAATGCTGCAGCAAATTTAATTAAAATCAAAGCTTCAGGTGGGATTAAAACAGCAAAGCAATTTATAGATTTATTTCAAGCTGGAGCTAGTAGAATTGGAACTTCAAATGCGGTCCAAATAATGCAAGAATTAAAAAAAATGAACCATGAATATCATTAA
- a CDS encoding thymidine phosphorylase has protein sequence MNIINLINKKQRGKALNLAEINWFVNAVLNKTIADYQITAFLMAIWFKGMNPNELFLLTKAMVDTGEIIKFNHHGKISVDKHSTGGIGDKVSLALVPILTSLGFSVAKLSGRGLGYTGGTIDKLEAVGVKTELTDQQAQACLDKNDCFIIGQSKDIAPVDKVLYGLRDITGTVDSLPLIASSIMSKKLAVMNEYIFIDLKYGKGAFCKTKKIANELAKLMQSIAKSFKRKLSVKLSDMNQVLGKAVGNVIEVNEAVNFLKQDLDQVGQDFIDLMQTIVINILLETKQAKTKQKAIELYQDVLTSKKAWNRFLSFIESQGGNVELFTQKEGFFKPKYKASIKAEKSGILHFTDPIDLAKIGINLGAGRMKKTDQIDPMAGLFLMKKDNESVAVGDTVLNLYSSSPISNEYISAAQKTIIINK, from the coding sequence ATGAATATCATTAATTTAATTAATAAAAAACAACGCGGAAAAGCTTTAAATTTAGCTGAAATCAATTGGTTTGTTAATGCTGTTTTAAACAAAACCATTGCTGATTATCAAATTACTGCATTTTTGATGGCTATTTGGTTTAAAGGGATGAACCCAAATGAACTTTTTTTATTAACAAAAGCAATGGTGGATACTGGTGAAATTATTAAGTTTAATCACCATGGCAAGATTAGTGTTGATAAACATTCAACTGGTGGTATTGGTGATAAGGTTTCTTTAGCATTGGTTCCTATCTTAACTAGTTTAGGATTTAGTGTTGCTAAATTATCAGGAAGAGGCCTTGGTTATACTGGTGGAACAATTGATAAATTAGAAGCAGTTGGAGTTAAAACAGAATTAACTGACCAACAAGCACAAGCATGTTTAGATAAAAATGATTGTTTTATCATCGGACAAAGTAAGGACATCGCACCAGTTGATAAAGTACTTTATGGTTTAAGAGATATTACTGGAACAGTTGATAGTTTGCCTTTAATTGCATCTAGTATTATGTCTAAAAAGCTAGCAGTTATGAACGAGTATATTTTCATTGATCTTAAATATGGAAAAGGTGCCTTTTGTAAAACTAAGAAAATTGCTAACGAACTTGCAAAACTGATGCAAAGTATTGCTAAAAGTTTTAAAAGAAAGCTGTCTGTTAAATTAAGTGATATGAATCAAGTACTTGGTAAAGCTGTTGGCAATGTAATTGAAGTTAATGAAGCTGTTAACTTTCTAAAACAAGATTTAGATCAAGTAGGACAAGATTTTATTGATTTAATGCAAACAATTGTTATTAACATTCTACTTGAAACAAAACAAGCAAAAACCAAACAAAAGGCTATTGAACTTTATCAGGATGTTTTAACTAGTAAAAAAGCATGAAATCGCTTTTTATCTTTTATTGAATCTCAAGGAGGAAATGTTGAATTATTTACTCAAAAAGAAGGTTTTTTTAAACCTAAGTATAAGGCATCTATAAAAGCTGAAAAAAGTGGTATACTACATTTTACTGATCCAATTGATTTAGCTAAAATTGGGATTAATCTAGGGGCAGGTAGGATGAAGAAAACAGATCAAATTGATCCAATGGCAGGGTTATTTTTAATGAAAAAAGATAATGAGTCTGTGGCAGTTGGAGACACTGTATTAAACCTGTATAGTTCTAGTCCTATTAGCAATGAATATATCTCTGCTGCTCAAAAAACAATAATTATTAATAAATAA
- the cdd gene encoding cytidine deaminase: MKVNLEWIIKQLQMIVKRAYTPFSNFKVACMIIANNQTFFGVNIENSSFPVTLCAERSAIASMVTSGHRKIDYVFVYFNTKNKSNSPCGMCRQNLLEFSHQKTKLFCIDNDSSYKQFSIDELLMNGFKKS, translated from the coding sequence ATGAAGGTGAATTTAGAGTGGATAATTAAACAGTTACAAATGATAGTTAAAAGAGCATATACTCCCTTTTCTAACTTTAAAGTTGCATGTATGATTATTGCTAACAACCAAACTTTTTTTGGAGTTAACATTGAAAATTCTTCCTTTCCAGTAACTTTGTGTGCTGAAAGAAGCGCCATTGCTAGCATGGTTACAAGTGGTCATAGGAAAATTGATTATGTTTTTGTTTACTTCAATACTAAAAATAAGAGTAACTCACCCTGTGGAATGTGCAGACAAAACTTACTGGAATTTTCCCATCAAAAAACAAAGCTTTTTTGTATTGATAATGATAGTAGTTATAAACAATTTTCCATTGATGAATTATTAATGAATGGTTTTAAAAAGAGCTAA
- a CDS encoding phospho-sugar mutase gives MDKLRLEVERWLNHPNVNWELKQQIKELNESEIQELFSLEKPLFGTAGVRNKMAPGYHGMNVFSYAYLTQGYVKYIESINEPKRQLRFLVARDTRKNGGLFLETVCDVITSMGHLAYVFDDNQPVSTPLVSHVIFKYGFSGGINITASHNPKDDNGFKVYDHTGAQLLDTQTNQLLSDLPCVTSMLDLELQPNPKFVHTLDNEKVYKNYFRELKKVLVINNNNFKDIKVVFSGLNGTSVCLMQRFLKYLGYSNIISVEEQNWFDENFENAPNLNPEYKDTWILAQKYAKKNNAKLIIMADPDADRFAIAELNNNQWHYFSGNETGAITAYYKLNHKVFKSPYIVSTFVSTYLVNKIAKRYGAFVHRTNVGFKYIGQAINELSQTNELVVGFEEAIGLITSDKLNREKDAYQAAALLLEIARHCKEQNITLLDFYKRILSEFGEYFNLTISHPFKATATDWKEEIKALFNQLINANLTEVAGFKVVKVHLDKQTNILEFGFENGWVKFRFSGTEPKLKFYFDLTNGTREALEKQAKKIYKFFVNLLKLNKA, from the coding sequence ATGGATAAACTTAGATTAGAAGTTGAAAGATGGTTAAATCATCCTAATGTTAATTGGGAGTTAAAACAACAAATTAAGGAGTTGAATGAATCAGAAATTCAAGAACTTTTTAGTTTGGAAAAACCTTTATTTGGCACTGCAGGTGTAAGAAACAAAATGGCACCAGGTTATCATGGTATGAATGTTTTTTCTTATGCCTATTTGACCCAAGGTTATGTTAAGTACATTGAATCCATCAATGAACCAAAGCGTCAACTACGGTTTTTAGTAGCACGTGATACAAGAAAAAATGGTGGTTTATTTTTAGAAACGGTTTGTGATGTAATTACATCTATGGGTCATTTGGCTTATGTGTTTGATGATAACCAGCCAGTTTCAACACCTCTAGTGTCCCATGTCATTTTTAAATATGGTTTTAGTGGAGGTATTAATATCACAGCTAGCCATAACCCTAAAGATGATAATGGTTTTAAGGTTTATGATCATACTGGTGCACAGCTTTTAGACACACAAACAAACCAATTGTTAAGTGATTTACCTTGTGTTACATCTATGCTAGATTTGGAATTACAACCAAATCCAAAGTTTGTCCATACTCTTGACAATGAAAAGGTTTATAAAAACTATTTCAGAGAGTTGAAAAAGGTGTTGGTTATTAACAACAACAATTTCAAAGACATTAAGGTAGTTTTTAGTGGGCTTAATGGGACTTCAGTTTGCTTAATGCAACGCTTTTTAAAGTACCTTGGTTATAGCAATATTATCAGTGTTGAGGAACAAAATTGGTTTGATGAGAATTTTGAAAATGCTCCTAACTTAAATCCAGAGTATAAAGATACATGGATATTAGCACAAAAATATGCTAAGAAAAATAATGCTAAGTTAATTATTATGGCAGACCCTGATGCTGATAGATTTGCAATTGCAGAGTTAAATAATAATCAATGACATTATTTTTCAGGTAATGAAACAGGAGCAATTACTGCTTACTATAAACTTAATCATAAGGTTTTTAAATCACCTTACATTGTCTCAACTTTTGTCTCAACTTATTTGGTAAATAAGATTGCTAAAAGATATGGCGCTTTTGTGCATAGAACCAATGTTGGTTTTAAGTACATTGGTCAAGCAATTAATGAGTTATCACAAACAAACGAATTAGTTGTTGGTTTTGAAGAGGCAATTGGTTTAATAACTAGTGATAAATTAAACCGCGAGAAAGATGCTTATCAAGCTGCTGCATTATTGCTTGAGATTGCTAGACATTGCAAAGAACAAAACATCACGCTTTTAGATTTTTATAAAAGAATTCTTTCTGAGTTTGGTGAATATTTCAATTTAACAATATCTCATCCCTTTAAAGCTACTGCTACTGATTGAAAAGAAGAGATTAAAGCTTTATTTAATCAACTTATAAATGCTAATTTAACTGAAGTGGCTGGTTTTAAAGTAGTTAAAGTCCATCTTGATAAACAAACAAATATCTTAGAGTTTGGTTTTGAAAATGGCTGGGTTAAATTCCGCTTTTCAGGTACTGAACCTAAATTGAAATTTTACTTTGACCTAACTAATGGCACTAGAGAGGCTCTAGAAAAGCAAGCTAAGAAAATTTATAAATTCTTTGTAAATTTACTCAAACTCAACAAAGCTTAA
- the nusG gene encoding transcription termination/antitermination protein NusG has protein sequence MQASELTPKWYVAPVSIKDEAVVKNLKAKIQALGFNHEIVDVKVLKEREVHEEVYSLKSGKLPRSLKNTTFNKWFVLDDYRYLRVKISEKNLLGRYIYIKMIYSEDAWRIVRNFPGITGIVGSSGRGALPIPLDEKDANNLEQMLKGISINPSKRIMLTNTAIIEMDSDKFDEKFQYILKQKQAIQKPKEDEDSEIVDAEKLKEAFKKLQNSQEQDEWKEKATIIQSEQTKLDPSVLVPFLGKYEILDTDNKVEQLFEFSVGNLVEVHLTDTIHVQGQIKALYQGTVNKAVVEIELTSKTQLINLPLENLSFVEFE, from the coding sequence ATGCAAGCTAGTGAATTAACACCAAAGTGGTATGTAGCTCCTGTTAGTATTAAAGATGAAGCTGTTGTAAAAAATCTAAAAGCTAAAATTCAAGCTTTAGGATTTAATCATGAGATTGTTGATGTTAAAGTTCTAAAAGAAAGGGAAGTTCATGAAGAAGTTTATTCATTAAAATCAGGAAAACTTCCTCGTTCCTTAAAGAACACTACTTTTAACAAATGGTTTGTTCTTGATGATTACCGTTATCTTAGGGTAAAAATTAGTGAAAAAAATCTCCTTGGTAGATACATCTACATAAAGATGATTTATAGTGAAGATGCTTGAAGAATTGTTCGTAACTTCCCTGGGATCACTGGCATAGTAGGTTCTTCTGGCAGGGGTGCTTTACCTATCCCTTTAGATGAAAAAGATGCTAATAATTTAGAACAAATGCTTAAAGGGATATCAATCAATCCTAGCAAACGAATTATGCTAACAAATACTGCCATTATTGAAATGGACAGTGATAAATTTGATGAAAAATTTCAATATATCTTAAAACAAAAACAAGCCATTCAAAAACCAAAAGAGGATGAAGATTCAGAAATTGTTGATGCTGAAAAACTAAAAGAAGCTTTTAAAAAACTACAAAATAGTCAAGAACAAGATGAATGGAAAGAAAAAGCAACGATTATTCAAAGTGAGCAAACCAAACTTGATCCATCAGTATTAGTTCCTTTTTTGGGCAAATATGAAATTCTTGATACTGACAATAAAGTTGAACAACTCTTTGAATTTAGTGTTGGTAATTTAGTAGAGGTACATTTAACTGATACTATTCATGTTCAAGGACAGATAAAAGCACTTTATCAAGGTACAGTTAACAAAGCAGTTGTAGAGATAGAATTAACATCTAAAACCCAATTAATTAACTTACCTTTAGAAAATTTAAGCTTTGTTGAGTTTGAGTAA
- the secE gene encoding preprotein translocase subunit SecE, producing MEKKLPFSFKKKEKLTAYDDASIHELHKQLKLRTEAKKSKDKERTKEKEKHESLAKEKKPKLPFKKRIVNLWFGVDKEINKIVWVKGRQLIIIFLLILLVSGLMVGIFFGINQLLITLGIFKN from the coding sequence ATGGAAAAAAAACTGCCTTTTAGCTTTAAAAAGAAGGAAAAGCTAACTGCTTATGATGATGCTTCAATTCATGAGTTACATAAACAGCTCAAACTTAGAACAGAAGCCAAGAAAAGTAAAGATAAGGAAAGAACTAAAGAAAAAGAAAAGCATGAAAGTTTAGCAAAGGAAAAGAAACCCAAGCTTCCTTTTAAAAAACGAATTGTTAATTTATGATTTGGAGTTGATAAAGAGATCAACAAAATTGTTTGAGTAAAAGGTAGACAACTTATCATAATTTTTCTTTTAATTTTGCTAGTTAGTGGACTGATGGTAGGAATCTTTTTTGGTATCAATCAATTGTTAATTACGTTGGGAATATTTAAAAATTAA
- the rpmG gene encoding 50S ribosomal protein L33, giving the protein MRKKIIFVCQDCLSRNYVKRWTKQPLQRLIINKYCKQCNQKTKHLDSF; this is encoded by the coding sequence TTGCGCAAAAAGATTATTTTTGTCTGTCAAGACTGTTTAAGTCGTAACTATGTAAAACGGTGAACAAAACAACCTTTGCAGCGACTTATCATCAACAAGTACTGCAAGCAGTGCAATCAAAAAACTAAGCATCTAGATTCTTTTTAA
- a CDS encoding MPN070 family protein, with protein sequence MKVFKKLHNLNEILLLISIFFLVCIISLVGIGIIFDLIRKASLSAIRSDPIFFNLRAVLIVLGVFAICFMIIQLVISIMIWKTINTACENIEPKFKKILHWSCFLPFGLLQLYCYQKIKLVKQADNL encoded by the coding sequence ATGAAAGTATTTAAAAAACTCCATAACCTTAATGAGATTCTTTTGTTAATTAGTATCTTTTTTTTAGTTTGTATTATCTCTTTAGTAGGGATTGGTATCATCTTTGATTTAATTAGAAAAGCTAGTTTAAGTGCAATTAGAAGTGATCCTATTTTTTTTAATTTACGAGCAGTTTTAATTGTTTTAGGAGTTTTTGCTATCTGTTTTATGATCATCCAGTTAGTTATCAGCATAATGATTTGAAAAACAATTAATACTGCATGTGAAAATATTGAACCTAAATTCAAAAAAATTCTACACTGATCTTGTTTTTTACCCTTTGGCCTTTTACAGCTCTATTGCTATCAAAAGATTAAATTAGTAAAACAAGCAGATAATTTATAA
- the rsmI gene encoding 16S rRNA (cytidine(1402)-2'-O)-methyltransferase has product MKTLKVVATPIGNIQEISERAKKALQDCEVLFCEDSRVTRKMLDLLNIDCKQKKFVINNSFKEKQNLTFAEEFITNFKCCLVSDAGYPSLSDPGNEMINWIISKNKEIRIEVINGPSALMCGLITSGFKTTPLLFLGFLSHKQNQLKNYLSTYQNQKSTIVFFEAVHRLENTLETVKNVFKNNDVFIGRELTKLHESHYWFNTSENTLPDITLKGEFVIVIDNQNINHQTLSSNQYLVYEIKKLMDIGVKLKDACNYLAKKMHLKSSMLYTLFHESI; this is encoded by the coding sequence ATGAAAACACTTAAAGTAGTTGCTACACCAATTGGTAATATTCAAGAGATAAGTGAAAGAGCTAAAAAAGCGTTACAAGATTGTGAAGTGTTATTCTGTGAAGATAGTAGAGTAACAAGAAAAATGCTGGATTTACTCAACATTGATTGCAAGCAAAAAAAGTTTGTTATTAACAACAGTTTTAAAGAAAAACAGAATTTAACTTTTGCTGAGGAATTTATAACTAACTTTAAGTGTTGTCTTGTTAGTGATGCAGGTTATCCTAGTTTATCTGATCCTGGTAATGAAATGATTAATTGGATCATATCAAAAAATAAGGAGATAAGAATCGAAGTTATTAATGGTCCTAGTGCATTAATGTGTGGATTGATCACTAGTGGTTTTAAAACAACACCACTTTTGTTTTTAGGTTTTTTAAGTCACAAACAAAATCAGCTCAAAAATTATTTAAGTACCTATCAAAATCAGAAAAGCACTATCGTTTTTTTTGAAGCAGTGCATAGGTTAGAAAATACTTTAGAAACTGTGAAAAATGTTTTTAAAAACAATGACGTTTTTATAGGAAGAGAATTAACTAAGTTACATGAATCACATTATTGATTTAACACCAGTGAAAACACTTTACCTGACATCACTTTAAAAGGAGAATTTGTAATTGTTATTGATAATCAAAATATTAATCACCAAACATTATCTTCCAATCAATACTTAGTATATGAAATAAAGAAGTTAATGGATATTGGTGTTAAGTTAAAAGATGCATGCAATTATTTAGCTAAAAAAATGCATTTAAAATCAAGTATGCTCTATACACTTTTCCATGAAAGTATTTAA
- the rnmV gene encoding ribonuclease M5 has translation MDQKARIKIDGVIVCEGKTDQAKLQQIFDVDVITTNGSALKKETINLIKKISEKQTVILLLDPDQQGKKIRSKLEQHLTNYYNCYVDMNARLKNAKKAGIAEMETSALIAALNNRVAITKNANQSILWDQYLSLKLNDKKKRLLLCNNLNLPYFNHKQLFKKLNLLNLTFQDVWKHLK, from the coding sequence ATGGATCAAAAAGCACGTATAAAAATTGATGGGGTAATTGTTTGTGAGGGTAAAACTGACCAAGCTAAATTACAGCAAATTTTTGATGTAGATGTAATTACAACAAATGGTTCAGCTTTAAAAAAAGAAACTATTAACCTAATTAAAAAAATCAGTGAAAAGCAAACTGTTATCTTGTTATTAGATCCAGATCAACAAGGCAAAAAGATTAGAAGTAAATTAGAACAACATCTAACAAACTATTACAACTGTTATGTTGATATGAATGCAAGGTTAAAAAACGCTAAAAAAGCTGGTATTGCTGAAATGGAAACTAGTGCTTTAATTGCTGCTTTAAATAATCGTGTTGCAATCACAAAAAATGCTAATCAAAGCATATTATGAGATCAGTATTTAAGCTTAAAGTTAAATGATAAGAAAAAGCGATTACTTTTATGCAATAATCTTAATTTACCTTATTTTAACCACAAGCAACTATTTAAAAAACTTAACTTATTAAATCTAACTTTTCAAGATGTATGAAAACACTTAAAGTAG
- a CDS encoding ribose-phosphate diphosphokinase, protein MKLSIDNKKHVIFSLSKSKTLVENICKKLNISEGKMVCEHFADGETYIRFDESVRNKDIYIFQSTCPNVNDSLMELLIAIDALKRGSAKSITAILPYYGYARQDRKTKGREPITSKLIADMLTKAGANRVVLTDIHSDQTQGFFDIPVDSLRTYHIFLFRVIELLGKKDLVVVSPDYGGVKRARLIANTLELPLAIIDKRRPSHNVAESINVLGEVKNKNCLIVDDMIDTGGTVIAAAKLLQKEQAKKVCVMATHGLFNNDAEQKFMEAFDQKLIDFLFVSNSIPQYKFKAVKQFEVVDLASLYEEVVLCYANSLSVSAIYERHIEWIKKHV, encoded by the coding sequence TTGAAGCTGAGTATCGATAATAAAAAGCACGTTATTTTTAGTTTATCTAAAAGCAAAACACTGGTTGAAAATATCTGCAAAAAACTAAATATTTCAGAGGGCAAAATGGTTTGCGAACACTTTGCTGATGGTGAAACTTATATCCGTTTTGATGAATCAGTTCGTAACAAAGATATCTATATTTTTCAATCAACCTGTCCTAATGTTAACGATAGCTTAATGGAACTTTTAATTGCTATTGATGCATTGAAAAGAGGTAGTGCTAAAAGTATTACTGCCATTCTACCCTATTATGGATATGCAAGACAAGATAGAAAAACAAAAGGAAGAGAACCAATTACCAGTAAATTGATTGCTGATATGTTAACAAAAGCAGGTGCTAACAGGGTTGTTCTAACTGACATTCATAGTGATCAAACCCAAGGTTTTTTTGATATTCCCGTTGATTCTTTAAGAACTTATCACATCTTTCTTTTTAGAGTTATAGAACTACTTGGTAAAAAAGACTTGGTGGTTGTTTCCCCTGATTATGGTGGGGTTAAAAGAGCAAGGTTAATTGCAAATACACTAGAACTACCATTAGCCATTATTGATAAAAGAAGACCATCTCATAATGTTGCTGAATCAATTAATGTTTTAGGTGAAGTGAAAAATAAAAACTGTTTAATAGTTGATGACATGATAGATACTGGTGGTACAGTAATTGCAGCAGCCAAGCTATTACAAAAAGAACAAGCTAAAAAAGTGTGTGTAATGGCAACTCATGGTTTGTTTAACAATGATGCAGAACAAAAGTTTATGGAAGCATTTGATCAAAAACTAATTGATTTCTTGTTTGTATCAAACTCTATTCCTCAATATAAGTTTAAAGCTGTAAAGCAGTTTGAAGTAGTTGATCTAGCATCTTTATATGAAGAGGTTGTTCTGTGTTACGCTAACAGCTTATCAGTTTCTGCAATATATGAACGTCACATTGAATGGATCAAAAAGCACGTATAA
- the smpB gene encoding SsrA-binding protein: protein MLILVNNPKAKYDYHLMESYCAGIVLKGSEVKALSLGQGSLKEAYVFVKNNELFLEQFTIPPYSFAGPLNHASDRIKKLLLNKHEIKQIINKKQQQSLSVIPSKVFFRNGKIKVEIWLAKPKKKFDKRETIKKKTIRRELEAEYR from the coding sequence ATGTTAATTCTTGTTAACAATCCTAAGGCTAAATATGACTATCATTTAATGGAATCTTATTGTGCTGGAATAGTTTTAAAAGGAAGTGAAGTTAAAGCTTTAAGTTTAGGTCAAGGTAGTTTAAAAGAAGCTTATGTTTTTGTTAAAAACAATGAGCTTTTTTTAGAACAGTTCACTATTCCACCTTATAGTTTTGCAGGTCCATTAAATCACGCTTCAGATAGAATTAAGAAACTTTTATTAAATAAACATGAAATTAAACAAATTATCAATAAAAAACAACAACAATCTTTATCTGTAATCCCAAGTAAAGTATTCTTTAGAAATGGCAAAATTAAAGTGGAAATTTGATTGGCAAAACCTAAAAAGAAATTTGACAAACGTGAAACTATTAAAAAGAAAACAATCCGACGCGAGCTTGAAGCTGAGTATCGATAA
- a CDS encoding glycosyltransferase family 2 protein, translated as MKLSVIIPTYNCASFIEKAINSIVKNRPNDLEIEVLIIDDGSIDNTNKVIKKIQDQINNLTLQYFYKSNGNWGSVINYVRNNKLAKGEWVTVLDSDDIFSKKTISIFQKYAQKQRYDAIIFDYYKCWKKFLWKIPTYARFRKEIKGELKKQTPFCIPLAKFFKNEVFYQLPKLRENVGFQDAIYTMHALQIANNVFHVSKAGGYYFFKRVGNSMSIPWHSSRFDIEVQICKDLIENNAQEIALVHLLRLKFRNLVDDKKIKFTVKRDFCFSGFSWYSRLILSLMYNFWLKRYFNSSE; from the coding sequence ATGAAATTATCTGTAATTATACCTACTTACAATTGTGCATCATTTATTGAAAAAGCAATTAATTCAATTGTTAAAAATAGACCTAATGATTTGGAAATAGAAGTTTTAATTATTGATGATGGATCAATTGACAATACTAACAAAGTTATTAAGAAAATTCAAGACCAAATTAATAATTTAACTTTGCAGTATTTTTACAAAAGTAATGGTAACTGGGGTAGTGTTATTAATTATGTTAGAAACAATAAACTAGCAAAAGGGGAATGAGTAACAGTATTGGATAGTGATGACATTTTTTCAAAAAAAACAATTTCTATTTTTCAAAAATATGCCCAAAAACAAAGATATGATGCGATTATTTTTGACTACTATAAATGCTGAAAAAAGTTTTTGTGAAAAATTCCTACCTATGCAAGGTTTAGAAAAGAAATTAAAGGTGAATTGAAAAAACAAACACCTTTTTGTATTCCCTTAGCTAAGTTTTTTAAAAATGAGGTTTTCTATCAACTTCCTAAACTAAGAGAAAATGTTGGTTTTCAAGACGCTATTTATACGATGCATGCATTACAAATTGCAAATAATGTTTTCCATGTTTCTAAAGCTGGAGGATATTACTTTTTTAAAAGGGTAGGTAACTCTATGAGTATCCCTTGACACAGTTCTAGGTTTGATATTGAAGTACAAATCTGCAAGGATCTGATTGAAAATAATGCGCAAGAGATCGCTTTAGTGCATTTACTTCGTTTAAAATTTCGTAATTTAGTTGATGATAAAAAGATTAAATTTACAGTTAAAAGAGACTTTTGTTTTAGTGGTTTTAGTTGGTATAGTAGGTTAATTTTATCT